A window of Pirellula sp. SH-Sr6A contains these coding sequences:
- a CDS encoding DUF1501 domain-containing protein, whose product MLSFQGRSARLCDGLSRREWLKVGGISAGALSLADLLRIQNAKGADPLQGDAPKRLSGFGQAKHCIVLFLLGGPPQHETWDPKPEAPEEVRGQFGSIETATPGLRVGELMPLTAKLTNKIAVLRALATDDNAHSSSGYWMLTGHPHAPKNSENALPGAPNNWPSIAAVVRHLKGDSGALPGSVRLPEEIWNTGRLLWPGQDAGWLDSQSDPWLITCDPNKPDFRVPDIALPNDISSERFAQRRDFLHALNRRLDQIQSHASVQRWTSWQSKAVELLQTPAAQRAFALDKETEAVRDRYGRNRFGQSVLLARRMIEAGVSLVQVNWTRWENDEDVAPAWDSHAKHNERIKNALMPPMDQAYSALLEDLEQSGLLDETLVVWIGEFGRTPRFNAAGGRDHWGHVFSGALAGGGVKGGTVFGASDRQGAYPLEGRVEPQDLAATIFHCLGFGPSTELKDRFGRPLAISNGTPIQAIL is encoded by the coding sequence ATGTTATCTTTTCAAGGTCGTTCTGCCCGTCTATGCGATGGCCTATCTCGTCGTGAGTGGCTGAAAGTGGGTGGTATCAGTGCAGGAGCCTTGTCCCTGGCTGATCTATTACGAATCCAAAACGCCAAGGGGGCCGACCCATTGCAGGGAGATGCGCCGAAGCGCCTATCTGGATTTGGCCAAGCGAAACACTGCATTGTGCTATTCCTTTTAGGAGGGCCTCCGCAGCATGAGACTTGGGATCCGAAGCCTGAGGCACCTGAGGAAGTTCGAGGGCAATTTGGCTCGATCGAAACAGCCACGCCCGGCCTGCGAGTCGGCGAGCTGATGCCTCTCACTGCCAAACTTACGAATAAGATCGCAGTCCTAAGAGCATTGGCCACGGACGACAATGCGCACTCTTCGAGCGGCTATTGGATGTTGACCGGGCATCCCCACGCGCCTAAGAATTCGGAGAATGCTCTCCCCGGTGCCCCCAACAATTGGCCTTCGATTGCAGCAGTCGTTCGACATCTCAAAGGGGACTCAGGTGCATTGCCTGGTTCTGTTCGGTTGCCGGAAGAAATCTGGAACACTGGCCGGCTTCTTTGGCCGGGGCAGGACGCGGGCTGGCTCGATAGTCAATCCGACCCCTGGCTTATCACTTGCGATCCTAACAAACCCGATTTCCGAGTCCCCGACATCGCGCTTCCAAACGATATCTCCAGCGAACGTTTTGCGCAGCGTCGTGACTTTCTCCACGCGCTCAATCGACGACTCGACCAAATCCAATCGCATGCTTCGGTGCAACGTTGGACCTCTTGGCAATCCAAGGCGGTGGAACTGCTTCAAACTCCTGCTGCACAACGTGCATTCGCCTTGGACAAGGAGACAGAAGCCGTGCGGGATCGCTACGGAAGAAATCGATTCGGTCAGAGTGTTTTGCTCGCGCGTCGCATGATCGAAGCGGGGGTGTCGCTCGTTCAAGTTAATTGGACAAGATGGGAAAACGACGAAGATGTCGCCCCCGCCTGGGATTCCCACGCAAAACATAATGAACGGATCAAAAACGCACTGATGCCCCCGATGGATCAAGCCTACTCCGCTTTGCTAGAAGACTTGGAGCAAAGCGGTTTATTGGATGAGACGCTCGTGGTATGGATCGGAGAGTTTGGTAGAACCCCACGCTTTAATGCCGCCGGAGGTCGCGACCATTGGGGCCATGTCTTCAGTGGGGCACTCGCTGGAGGCGGTGTAAAGGGCGGGACTGTCTTCGGTGCATCGGATCGTCAAGGAGCCTACCCACTGGAGGGGCGAGTCGAACCCCAAGATTTGGCGGCAACCATCTTTCACTGTCTGGGGTTCGGTCCATCGACTGAATTGAAAGACCGATTCGGGAGGCCATTGGCAATTAGCAATGGTACCCCTATTCAAGCGATACTTTAG
- a CDS encoding DUF1501 domain-containing protein: MAFSRNEKPKDSVDWHHSGLARRTALQMGAVGILGLGSNHLLGLRAATAAENSRPTGKAKSCIFIFLSGGLSQHESFDMKPEAPEDIRGEFRPIATQTPGLQICEHLPRLASTSHLWSLCRSLSHPSNDHSTGHHILLTGRSNLPTGFNPNQPSRSDFPSIAANVGYALPSQNNLPPAVVLPERLVHNTGRIIPGQHAGEMGQNHDPWFLEASPFHKASYGAFPQYAFDHQQRPGTDDRVFQAPQLTLPHGLGMRDVHGRLELLENLNRQKRQLEVAAVTQRFDAQRQAAVSLMVDPKVQKALDIRKFDAKQVERYGPHSFGWSLLMARHLVDAGVPLIQVNLGNNETWDTHGNAFPHLKDRLLPPMDQSLSALIEDLHESGQLDETLIVMAGEFGRTPKITHLAQHYKLPGRDHWGALQSVLFAGGGIRPGVVVGKSDARGEFPVDSPVSPESFAATIYHLLGLPREAVWMDAVDRPHAIYYGEPIDGLI; encoded by the coding sequence ATGGCTTTCTCTCGCAATGAAAAACCGAAGGATTCGGTTGATTGGCATCATTCTGGACTCGCCAGGAGGACTGCGCTTCAAATGGGTGCGGTTGGAATTTTAGGGCTGGGGAGCAATCATCTGCTCGGGCTCCGCGCGGCGACTGCTGCTGAGAATTCGCGCCCCACCGGCAAGGCGAAGTCTTGCATTTTCATCTTCCTTTCAGGTGGACTGTCGCAGCACGAGAGCTTTGACATGAAGCCCGAGGCACCCGAGGATATTCGGGGAGAATTCCGTCCTATCGCGACCCAAACGCCGGGGCTTCAGATCTGCGAGCATCTTCCTAGATTGGCCTCGACAAGTCATCTCTGGTCCCTCTGCCGATCGCTTTCGCACCCTTCGAATGATCATTCGACTGGGCATCATATTTTGCTAACGGGTCGATCGAACTTGCCTACAGGCTTCAACCCGAACCAACCCAGTCGGTCCGATTTCCCCTCGATTGCCGCCAACGTGGGTTATGCTCTTCCCTCCCAAAATAACTTGCCGCCTGCCGTCGTTCTTCCCGAGCGATTGGTGCATAACACCGGACGCATAATCCCCGGCCAACATGCGGGCGAGATGGGACAGAACCATGACCCTTGGTTTCTTGAAGCGTCACCATTCCATAAGGCTTCCTACGGCGCATTTCCTCAATACGCATTCGACCATCAGCAGAGGCCTGGAACAGACGATCGCGTGTTCCAAGCTCCCCAATTGACTCTTCCTCATGGATTGGGAATGCGAGACGTGCATGGGCGTCTAGAACTTTTGGAGAACCTTAATAGACAAAAGCGACAACTCGAGGTTGCTGCAGTCACGCAGCGTTTCGATGCACAGCGTCAAGCGGCCGTATCGCTCATGGTGGACCCTAAGGTTCAGAAGGCGCTCGACATTCGCAAGTTCGATGCGAAGCAAGTGGAGCGCTATGGCCCCCATTCGTTCGGCTGGTCCTTGCTGATGGCGCGTCATTTAGTCGACGCGGGGGTACCGCTCATCCAAGTGAACTTGGGAAACAATGAAACTTGGGATACCCATGGCAACGCCTTTCCCCATTTGAAAGACCGATTGCTACCTCCCATGGATCAATCACTGTCGGCGCTGATTGAGGACTTGCACGAGTCTGGCCAACTCGACGAGACGCTGATTGTGATGGCTGGCGAATTTGGAAGAACTCCGAAAATCACTCACTTGGCCCAGCATTACAAACTTCCTGGGCGAGACCACTGGGGAGCGCTCCAGTCTGTTCTTTTTGCCGGAGGTGGAATACGTCCCGGTGTCGTGGTGGGCAAGTCGGATGCGAGAGGAGAATTCCCGGTCGATTCACCTGTCTCTCCCGAAAGTTTTGCAGCGACGATTTACCACTTGCTCGGTCTTCCTCGCGAAGCGGTTTGGATGGACGCCGTCGATCGGCCCCATGCGATTTATTACGGTGAGCCCATCGACGGACTGATCTAG